The following nucleotide sequence is from Aspergillus nidulans FGSC A4 chromosome I.
GTGTTCCCGGAGGGCAGGTCCCGTTTCAGGCTCACGGTCAATGATGGAAGAAATCGACTGCCGCGTGGAGCTGTTCGTCTTGGGGGGTGCGGGTGCCGCTACCGGCGGTTGTTCCTCGGCCGGCGTGAGGAGAGCTCCGGGGGGAGGAAGCGGTCTGTCTGTGGCCTCGGTCTTGACTACCGAGTGGCCGGGGCTCTCATCGTCCGATCCGGTATAGTACTCGTTGTCCTGAGGATACACCTCCGGATCCGTTGGCGCAGAGTCGACTCGGCTTTCCTCTGTTGAGGCGCGGTGGCGCGCGGAAACAGGTGGAAGGGGAGCGGCGGGGTCGTAAACAACGCCGCAGACCTCGAGAGCCCGGGACTGGCTGCCTAGGCTACGATCTTTGTGCTTCTTGGTGAGATGGCACATAAAGCCATGGAGCGTTACGAAGTCGGCCTTGCCGCAGCCGGCCACCGGGCATGTGAGGTAAACCAGGCTGCCGTCTGAAGGACGCTTCCAGAGAGCCCGTCCAGTGGGGTCATGTGCTGCCGGTCGTCCGTGGCGCTCGCCCCAGGCTTCCACGTTCTTGATAGTGTATTTCTGCTTCCGTCGAATCGAACCGTTGCCCGTGGAATCGTGGTGCATATGTTGCGGATGAGGTGGTTGAGGAATATGTGCTTGCGGCGGTGGGGGAGGAGCGATATTTCGGGGTTCTTGGGGTTTCTGTTGCTGGAGAAAGGCGAGTGTGGTGGCCGCATTTGTCTCTGACAAACGGCGCGGCGGCGTGGGACGGAGGGGAGGAGATTCAACGCTTGAATTATAAAGGCCCATGGATTCCCGCTTCAGTCGTTTCCGTTGCCTACGCAGTTCCTATAAAAATAGATCGCGGGTCAGAATGGGCTCTTTAAGTCGAAGATTCGCGTTTACCATACCTCTTCCTCTACCTCGGCGCTCTCGGTCATCCTACGGAATTCTTCATCCTCTCGCTTTCGAATAGCAAGTAAGTGGCTACGGGCTGCCATCCGAGCGGCTTCCTCATGTTCCAGTTGCCTCAGGCGAGCCTCGATGTGATCTATACTAGCTAGGTTCGGCGTCGGGGGCCCTGGAGGGCCGGAAGGCATTGACGGGGCTTGCTCTTGcatcggcggtggtgggAAATGACGATAGGGCTGATGGCCATGCATCATGGCCTCCGTGGGCCCTGGCTGGCCAGGGTTCATGGCAATGGGGTGAAACCGCGGCAGACTCATGTTGACATGGTGGCTAGAGACGCTGCCGTTCATGCCATTCTCATGCACTGGAGGCACTGGAGGTGCAGCAACGGTCATGGCGAGGGCGACTAGGGTGCAGCACGAGGTTAGTGGACTGCGTTGAATTGGTTCTAATAATCAGTATAGAAGATATACAACTGCAGATAGAGGAAACTTGTAGCTGAAGAGAGCAGTGAACTGGGGGAgatgaacaaaagaaagcgGAGAGGGACAGCCCGGGGGATCAAGACTTGACAGGTCGAGCGGGATAAGACAGTGTGGGAAGCTGATAACCCAAGAGGGAACCAGGAGGGGAAACTTGGTGGCAAGCTGGATGAATTAGATGAATTGGATGTACTTACATGAAGCGAGTAAAAGTATTGAAGATGTCGCTTGGCTTCTCGGCTGTCACTCTCAGaccaggaagagaaaaacaAAGAGACTAGCGCGCTGCACTTTGCCCGTTTAAcgtttttttttctttcgttGCGCTTAAGAGAAGACTAGGAGGATTTCCAATCCCGGGTCTTCTCTTGCAATGGTCAGTGGCCACGCAAGGGGATTTATTGATGCGGGTTGGATCCTACTGGACGGCAGCTGTATGGATCGAGGAGAGGAAcgcaagcagaagcagagggAAAAGGCAGAGAAATAGTCACGAAAAAGAGACCCTTTGCCAAGGAAGTCTCGAGTTGAGAGGATCTTGGACTAGCACAGCTAGCAGGCCAGTGGGATTCTGCGGTCAAACAAGCCATGGAATCAAATGGACAGAATCGGCACTGGAAGCTGCACTAGTGAGGGCCGGTATCAGATGTAGTAATAATTGTCAATATCCATAATAT
It contains:
- a CDS encoding uncharacterized protein (transcript_id=CADANIAT00007007), giving the protein MTVAAPPVPPVHENGMNGSVSSHHVNMSLPRFHPIAMNPGQPGPTEAMMHGHQPYRHFPPPPMQEQAPSMPSGPPGPPTPNLASIDHIEARLRQLEHEEAARMAARSHLLAIRKREDEEFRRMTESAEVEEEELRRQRKRLKRESMGLYNSSVESPPLRPTPPRRLSETNAATTLAFLQQQKPQEPRNIAPPPPPQAHIPQPPHPQHMHHDSTGNGSIRRKQKYTIKNVEAWGERHGRPAAHDPTGRALWKRPSDGSLVYLTCPVAGCGKADFVTLHGFMCHLTKKHKDRSLGSQSRALEVCGVVYDPAAPLPPVSARHRASTEESRVDSAPTDPEVYPQDNEYYTGSDDESPGHSVVKTEATDRPLPPPGALLTPAEEQPPVAAPAPPKTNSSTRQSISSIIDREPETGPALREHDHSPFPPLYNTISKMEPTTPEEAELKARELKLKGELGENKENTEAK